One window from the genome of Candidatus Didemnitutus sp. encodes:
- a CDS encoding immunoglobulin domain-containing protein has product MNRTVSRRISCLFGGAFVALFALTQTTLAANAYYFGTWAGTSSSGTADGAGSVARFYNPAALAADAGGNLYVADTGNHTLRVVTPAGVVSTLAGTPGQAGRNDGPGTTALLNMPQAVVLHSDGNLYVGEATGISRVTRDGRVTNLLGTTVFPNGVIALASDSTGTLLAADQSHIVRVTLLGEAVTLYNVANIWSGPSSAATASIGALAHDTAGNIFVAINGVVPGSNGSSNQNQARVYRIAPGGSMAAIGDETNGLAGVGHIRGLTVDSQGAVYAAASSCAIFRISGGQLSVYAGMSGSVGARDGAAAQALFNNPLGLAFDGTGNLFVCEMNNTIRRITSAGVVSTVAGIPAEDSARHFDARGSAARFNGPAAIALAANGVVYVADRSNHVIRRIAADGTVTTLAGAPGQAGYVDGPAGEARFNLPSDLAVDAAGNVYVIESSGGVRKITPSGDVSTLTGGAAMGTAPAPDGQGSAAKFGVLTSIAVSPAGDIYVAEAPGYSATYGSVWARLRRITPTGVVTTISSLPVNPHTYFSSLAFDRDGVLYAADPIYGSIVKVPPQGTGERIRTDEFFPRRLAVDSGGNLIMTEDRAYGATRVARFTAGGQLEVIGGARYAFGHHDAVGTRARFYSLTGIAVDGQGAIYLTDDDDTVRKGVPASAPSILSQPAGQSVTSGAAVTFAVSAAAVPEPLYQWYFNGTAIVGATSSSYTIAAATSAHAGNYHVVVANELDSVASATAALTVTAAPSGGGSGSGTGVASGGGGAPSDFFLAACGMLALARWWQRRRASVCGE; this is encoded by the coding sequence ATGAACCGGACCGTTTCTCGTCGCATCAGCTGCCTGTTTGGGGGCGCATTCGTCGCGCTCTTTGCGCTGACACAAACCACCCTGGCGGCGAACGCCTATTATTTCGGCACCTGGGCGGGCACCTCGAGCAGCGGCACGGCCGACGGGGCCGGCAGCGTGGCGCGCTTCTACAATCCCGCAGCGCTCGCCGCCGATGCCGGCGGCAATCTCTATGTCGCCGACACGGGCAACCACACGCTGCGTGTCGTCACGCCGGCGGGCGTGGTGAGCACGCTGGCCGGCACGCCGGGACAGGCGGGGCGCAACGATGGCCCGGGCACGACGGCGCTGCTTAACATGCCGCAGGCGGTCGTGCTGCATTCCGACGGCAACCTCTATGTGGGCGAAGCCACGGGGATCAGTCGTGTGACCCGCGACGGTCGGGTCACGAATCTGCTCGGCACAACCGTTTTCCCCAATGGTGTCATCGCATTGGCCAGCGATTCAACCGGGACGCTCCTTGCCGCCGACCAGTCGCACATTGTGCGCGTCACCCTGCTCGGCGAAGCCGTGACACTCTACAATGTGGCGAACATTTGGTCCGGTCCGTCCAGCGCCGCGACCGCTTCGATCGGCGCGCTCGCGCACGATACCGCAGGCAATATTTTCGTGGCGATCAATGGCGTCGTGCCGGGCTCGAATGGCTCCTCCAATCAGAATCAGGCACGCGTCTACCGCATCGCGCCGGGCGGGTCCATGGCGGCGATCGGCGATGAAACCAATGGTCTCGCCGGAGTCGGCCACATTCGTGGCCTCACGGTCGACAGCCAAGGCGCAGTTTACGCCGCAGCTTCGAGCTGTGCCATTTTCCGTATCTCGGGCGGACAGCTCTCAGTCTACGCCGGCATGTCCGGCAGTGTCGGAGCGCGCGACGGCGCGGCGGCGCAGGCGCTCTTCAACAACCCGCTGGGTCTCGCCTTCGACGGCACCGGCAACCTTTTCGTCTGCGAAATGAACAACACCATCCGGCGCATCACGTCGGCGGGTGTCGTGAGCACGGTGGCGGGCATTCCTGCGGAGGACAGCGCCCGTCACTTCGATGCGCGCGGCAGCGCCGCCCGCTTCAATGGGCCGGCCGCGATCGCGCTGGCGGCGAACGGCGTCGTCTATGTCGCCGATCGTTCGAACCACGTCATCCGCCGCATCGCGGCCGACGGCACGGTGACGACACTCGCCGGCGCGCCCGGCCAGGCCGGCTACGTCGACGGCCCGGCCGGCGAGGCACGTTTCAATCTTCCGAGCGATCTCGCGGTCGATGCCGCCGGCAATGTCTATGTGATCGAGAGCAGCGGCGGTGTCCGCAAAATCACGCCGAGCGGCGATGTGTCGACGCTCACCGGCGGAGCCGCGATGGGCACCGCGCCGGCCCCGGATGGGCAGGGCAGTGCCGCGAAATTCGGCGTGTTGACGAGCATCGCGGTTTCGCCAGCGGGCGATATCTACGTGGCCGAGGCGCCGGGCTACTCGGCGACCTATGGATCGGTCTGGGCCCGCCTGCGGCGCATCACGCCGACGGGCGTTGTGACCACGATCTCGTCGCTCCCCGTCAATCCGCACACGTATTTCTCCAGCCTCGCGTTCGATCGTGACGGAGTGCTCTACGCGGCGGACCCGATCTACGGCTCCATCGTCAAGGTCCCGCCGCAAGGCACGGGCGAGCGGATTCGCACCGATGAATTTTTTCCGCGGCGACTTGCGGTCGACAGCGGCGGCAACCTGATCATGACCGAGGATCGCGCCTACGGGGCGACTCGTGTCGCGCGCTTCACCGCCGGTGGACAACTCGAGGTGATCGGCGGTGCCCGCTACGCGTTCGGACATCACGACGCTGTCGGGACGCGCGCCCGATTCTACTCGCTCACCGGCATCGCGGTGGACGGGCAGGGAGCGATCTACCTGACGGACGACGATGACACCGTGCGCAAAGGTGTGCCGGCCTCCGCACCGAGCATTCTCAGCCAGCCAGCCGGGCAATCGGTGACCAGTGGCGCAGCAGTGACGTTTGCGGTTTCCGCGGCCGCGGTGCCGGAGCCGCTCTACCAATGGTATTTCAACGGCACGGCGATCGTCGGCGCCACGAGCAGCAGCTACACGATCGCCGCCGCGACGTCCGCGCACGCCGGCAACTATCACGTCGTCGTTGCCAACGAACTCGACTCCGTCGCCAGTGCGACTGCCGCGCTCACCGTGACCGCGGCGCCGAGCGGAGGCGGCAGCGGGAGCGGAACGGGTGTCGCGAGCGGCGGCGGCGGTGCGCCGTCGGACTTCTTTCTTGCCGCCTGCGGCATGCTCGCGCTCGCCCGCTGGTGGCAGCGGCGCCGTGCGTCAGTTTGCGGCGAGTAG
- a CDS encoding YhbY family RNA-binding protein — MSLPALTGAQKTQLRGRGQTLPDHAWLGRDGVTTEFLAELLRQLDARELVKLRFTGGQDRHERAALCEVIERDAACLCVGAVGHTALFWRPGPEGSKLLAAN, encoded by the coding sequence ATGTCTCTCCCTGCTCTCACCGGCGCGCAAAAGACCCAGCTCCGCGGTCGCGGCCAAACGCTGCCCGACCACGCGTGGCTCGGCCGCGACGGCGTGACGACGGAGTTCCTCGCCGAGCTGCTCCGCCAGCTCGACGCGCGCGAACTGGTGAAGCTGCGCTTCACCGGCGGCCAGGATCGCCACGAACGCGCGGCGCTGTGCGAGGTGATCGAGCGCGACGCGGCGTGCCTGTGCGTCGGCGCCGTGGGTCACACGGCGCTCTTCTGGCGGCCCGGCCCGGAAGGCTCGAAGCTACTCGCCGCAAACTGA
- a CDS encoding TonB family protein, with translation MMTTNTLRKSRPARPHFPRGASTALPMTPAPAGSWRYPSAPKAHWSLALAIVAALSLHAAMFYGFNSKPVRPRAAAPQTAEQVIQLEMPPVVPEETEDKPTELAEESAPTVAVPQLAEVPTSVSLTDFTQTIDLRPKTEVDANALRSMTIPVNHGRGGNGLGHGGDIFKLSDLDRVPQVVAQPEPQFPQDQGLEGGVVRVSFIVDVDGNVRDPKIVDATDHAFENPAISGVKKWKFRPGMKGGRKVATLMEVPIRFVLTDPQG, from the coding sequence ATGATGACCACGAACACGCTCCGCAAATCCCGCCCGGCCCGTCCGCATTTTCCGCGCGGCGCCTCCACGGCGCTGCCGATGACGCCCGCGCCGGCTGGCAGCTGGCGCTATCCGTCCGCACCGAAGGCGCACTGGAGTCTCGCGCTCGCGATCGTCGCCGCGCTCAGCCTGCACGCCGCGATGTTCTACGGTTTCAACTCGAAGCCCGTGCGCCCGCGCGCTGCGGCGCCGCAAACGGCCGAGCAGGTCATCCAGCTCGAGATGCCGCCGGTCGTGCCCGAGGAAACCGAGGACAAGCCCACCGAGCTCGCCGAGGAATCTGCTCCCACCGTTGCGGTGCCGCAGCTGGCCGAGGTGCCGACCAGCGTCTCGCTGACGGATTTCACGCAGACGATCGATCTGCGCCCGAAGACCGAAGTCGACGCCAACGCGCTCCGCTCGATGACCATCCCGGTCAATCACGGCCGCGGCGGCAACGGCCTCGGGCACGGCGGCGACATCTTCAAGCTGTCCGATCTCGATCGCGTGCCCCAGGTCGTCGCGCAACCGGAGCCGCAGTTTCCGCAGGATCAAGGACTCGAAGGCGGCGTCGTGCGCGTGAGCTTCATCGTCGATGTCGACGGCAACGTCCGCGACCCGAAGATTGTCGACGCCACCGACCACGCGTTCGAGAACCCGGCGATCAGCGGGGTGAAGAAGTGGAAATTCCGCCCCGGCATGAAGGGTGGCCGCAAGGTCGCGACGCTGATGGAAGTGCCCATCCGCTTCGTGCTGACCGATCCGCAGGGCTGA
- a CDS encoding energy transducer TonB yields MKTHDLLRSTRCVRAHFPLAPLDARVPLSSARGDWRYPKTPKTGGALVVGALAALGLHAAMFYALPKPPPRAVRAVVTNTEPTIQIALPPPPPEEADEAPRELVDQSAAAVAVPQLAELPTSVALSDFTQTVDLRPRVDADVGALKSMTIPVLRGRGGAGFGGAGAIFNLAQLDRVPEPIAQPMPAFPKGVRLVGIDRVVVEVEFIVDAEGRVLEPRIASSNAHEFDHAALAGVARWKFRPGVLSGRKVATRMSVPLKFDLTARE; encoded by the coding sequence ATGAAAACTCACGATCTTCTCCGTTCCACGCGCTGTGTGCGCGCTCATTTCCCGCTCGCTCCGCTCGACGCGCGAGTCCCGCTCTCCTCCGCTCGCGGCGATTGGCGCTACCCGAAAACGCCGAAGACTGGCGGCGCGCTCGTCGTCGGCGCGCTGGCCGCGCTCGGCCTGCACGCGGCGATGTTCTACGCCCTGCCCAAACCTCCGCCGCGCGCCGTCCGCGCGGTCGTGACGAACACCGAGCCGACGATCCAGATCGCGCTGCCGCCACCTCCGCCGGAGGAAGCCGACGAGGCGCCCCGCGAACTCGTCGACCAATCCGCCGCGGCGGTCGCGGTGCCGCAGCTCGCGGAGTTGCCCACCAGCGTCGCGCTCAGCGATTTCACGCAGACGGTCGATTTGCGCCCGCGCGTGGACGCGGACGTAGGCGCGCTGAAGTCGATGACGATTCCCGTTCTCCGCGGACGCGGCGGCGCCGGCTTCGGCGGCGCGGGCGCCATTTTCAACCTCGCGCAACTCGACCGTGTGCCCGAGCCGATCGCGCAGCCGATGCCGGCGTTCCCGAAAGGCGTCCGCCTTGTCGGCATCGATCGGGTGGTCGTCGAAGTGGAATTCATCGTCGATGCGGAAGGCCGCGTGCTCGAGCCGCGCATCGCGAGCTCGAACGCCCACGAATTCGACCACGCTGCGCTCGCCGGCGTCGCGCGGTGGAAATTCCGCCCCGGCGTCCTGTCGGGTCGCAAGGTGGCGACGCGGATGTCCGTGCCGCTGAAGTTCGACCTCACCGCGCGCGAATAG
- a CDS encoding rRNA pseudouridine synthase: MLRRLDQLLANLGYCSRREARDWIDDGRVTIAGQTADDPGEKTSAALVQVDGEPLDHPDGLLLLMHKPVGLVCSHDIREGPSVYSLLPPRWQRRNPQLTTIGRLDKDTSGVLLLTDQSDLVHRLTSPKHKVPKIYRATVDADLPPGLAELFASGTLVLRGETAPCAPAELRVLGPREAELTLTEGRYHQVRRMFASQGGEVLTLHRARFGHLELGELAPGTWRELPLNTFA, encoded by the coding sequence ATGCTCCGCCGTCTCGATCAACTGCTCGCCAACCTCGGCTACTGTTCGCGCCGCGAGGCGCGCGATTGGATCGACGACGGGCGCGTGACGATCGCCGGCCAGACCGCCGACGATCCGGGCGAGAAAACCTCCGCGGCGCTCGTGCAGGTCGACGGCGAGCCGCTCGACCATCCCGACGGCTTGCTGCTGCTCATGCACAAGCCGGTCGGGCTCGTCTGCTCGCACGACATCCGCGAAGGCCCGAGCGTCTACAGCCTGCTGCCGCCGCGTTGGCAGCGGCGCAACCCGCAGCTCACGACCATCGGCCGCCTCGACAAGGATACGAGCGGCGTGCTGCTGCTCACCGACCAGAGCGACCTCGTCCATCGTCTCACTTCGCCCAAGCACAAGGTCCCGAAAATCTACCGCGCCACCGTCGACGCCGATCTGCCGCCCGGCCTCGCTGAGCTTTTCGCGAGCGGCACGCTCGTGCTGCGCGGCGAAACCGCGCCGTGCGCGCCCGCCGAGCTGCGCGTGCTCGGCCCGCGCGAGGCGGAGCTCACGCTGACCGAAGGCCGCTATCACCAAGTGCGCCGCATGTTCGCGAGCCAGGGCGGCGAAGTGCTCACGCTGCATCGCGCGCGCTTCGGCCATCTCGAACTCGGCGAGCTCGCGCCGGGCACGTGGCGCGAGCTGCCGTTGAACACGTTCGCGTGA
- a CDS encoding alpha/beta hydrolase yields the protein MFQLLLAAVIVAGAYAASFTLHHAPLWSWIWKVALAVGEYGVWFLPLAFGLGAIAWATTGDGLRVTLVALCGFAVVALLRPVAGALAIGARLPRELAAAFGVPDGDGARAAFSPVRLVFHPEQPMVPVETHVFARPAGEELKLDFYRAARSGAAGAPCIVVVHGGGWDGGDRQQIPEWDHRWAARGYAVAAISYRLAPKFIWPAQREDVLAAIAWLKAHARELGVDAARFVLLGRSAGGQIATAVAYGAHDPAIRGVVSFYAPQDMEFAWGVSREDDALNSVNLMRQYLGGPPDSPERIARYLSASAQAMIGPETPPTLLLHGAPDTLVWHRHSERLTAALQAAGVRHYFLSLPWATHAFDFNPDGPGGQLADHAIGFFLRAVMRD from the coding sequence ATGTTTCAGCTGTTGCTCGCGGCGGTGATCGTCGCCGGCGCCTACGCGGCGTCGTTCACGCTCCATCACGCGCCGCTGTGGTCGTGGATTTGGAAAGTCGCGCTCGCGGTGGGCGAATACGGCGTCTGGTTCCTGCCGCTCGCGTTTGGCCTGGGCGCGATCGCGTGGGCGACGACGGGTGACGGGCTGCGGGTGACTCTCGTGGCGCTGTGCGGATTCGCGGTCGTGGCGCTGCTGCGGCCGGTGGCGGGTGCGCTCGCGATCGGTGCACGCTTGCCGCGGGAGCTGGCGGCGGCCTTCGGTGTGCCGGATGGGGACGGCGCGCGCGCGGCGTTTTCGCCGGTGCGGCTCGTGTTTCATCCGGAGCAGCCGATGGTGCCGGTGGAGACGCATGTTTTTGCGCGTCCGGCGGGCGAGGAGTTGAAACTGGATTTTTATCGCGCGGCGCGGTCGGGTGCGGCGGGCGCACCGTGCATCGTGGTCGTGCATGGCGGCGGTTGGGATGGCGGCGACCGGCAGCAAATTCCCGAGTGGGATCACCGCTGGGCGGCGCGCGGCTACGCCGTGGCGGCGATCTCGTATCGGTTGGCGCCGAAATTCATCTGGCCGGCGCAGCGCGAAGACGTGCTCGCGGCGATCGCTTGGCTGAAGGCGCACGCGCGCGAACTCGGCGTCGATGCGGCGCGGTTCGTTCTGCTCGGCCGCTCGGCTGGCGGGCAAATCGCCACGGCAGTGGCCTACGGCGCGCACGATCCGGCGATTCGCGGCGTGGTCTCGTTCTACGCGCCGCAGGACATGGAGTTCGCGTGGGGCGTGTCGCGCGAGGACGATGCGCTGAATTCCGTGAATCTCATGCGCCAGTATCTCGGCGGTCCGCCCGATTCGCCGGAGCGCATAGCGCGCTACCTGAGCGCCAGCGCACAGGCGATGATCGGTCCGGAGACGCCGCCGACGCTGTTGTTGCACGGCGCGCCCGACACGCTCGTCTGGCACCGGCACAGCGAGCGGCTGACCGCGGCGCTGCAGGCGGCCGGCGTGCGGCACTATTTTCTCTCGCTGCCGTGGGCGACGCACGCCTTCGACTTCAACCCCGATGGGCCGGGCGGGCAGCTGGCGGACCACGCGATCGGATTTTTCCTGCGCGCGGTGATGCGCGACTGA
- a CDS encoding DUF4177 domain-containing protein — MSNWEYKVITSGKGGFASPALLEKFLNDLGQEGWEIINFHTQPDNLLAFTGLVRRTTQRDWTLEDAAAAAARAEADKLRAEFEAKFKAGNSNAPAQSAEEAGDTFLAEEKVGADDGLRRLRDTSRDDDRDAAEEEGGEKEDDWDKLAEEDELPTFFDAMRPHMRKNQRGPGMSVGVDYLAKKWKMEESDIKGALVECGLQIPADENAKPVYVEFEGDIYWVNINRRGEIWINTREKPEPVFRIAAGKRLSDEEAPIDPAAAQREERRQQQETRAERQSDVAAQPRESQPNAAPQGAAPTQPPAPKTFLDKVRGLMRRNRRGHGWSGSFGFLTKALRTDDAGLLAQLAEQGLKMKDDGVEKPLFHEEGDFLYWMDKNQRGEIWINARKNRGGQKPDGTDAGGDEAAEPGAPESAVEPTGAPAATASPAPVESTATAPEPASAPVPATERVRADTLEALRLLLQPKKRGDGVTAKIDDLSTQIGRPAIEILEALVAAGLNVPDDAKAKPTFGERNGEIFWLNRNAKGDLWLNAKDSKAKRARSKKKDEGEDSSDDDGSSED; from the coding sequence ATGTCCAACTGGGAATATAAAGTCATCACCAGCGGCAAGGGCGGCTTCGCGTCGCCGGCATTGCTGGAAAAATTTCTCAACGATCTCGGTCAGGAAGGTTGGGAAATCATCAACTTTCACACGCAACCCGACAATCTGCTGGCGTTCACCGGCCTCGTGCGTCGCACGACGCAACGGGACTGGACGCTCGAGGATGCCGCGGCGGCCGCGGCCCGCGCCGAGGCCGACAAGCTGCGCGCGGAGTTCGAGGCGAAGTTCAAGGCGGGCAACAGCAACGCCCCCGCCCAATCCGCCGAGGAAGCCGGCGACACGTTTCTCGCCGAGGAAAAGGTCGGCGCCGACGACGGTTTGCGCCGCCTCCGCGACACCTCGCGCGACGACGACCGCGACGCCGCGGAAGAAGAGGGTGGCGAGAAGGAGGACGATTGGGACAAGCTCGCCGAAGAGGACGAGTTGCCGACGTTCTTCGACGCCATGCGTCCGCACATGCGCAAGAACCAGCGCGGCCCGGGCATGAGCGTGGGCGTCGACTACCTCGCCAAGAAGTGGAAGATGGAGGAGTCGGACATCAAGGGCGCGCTCGTCGAGTGCGGCCTGCAAATTCCCGCCGACGAGAACGCCAAGCCCGTCTACGTCGAGTTCGAAGGCGACATCTATTGGGTGAACATCAATCGCCGCGGCGAGATCTGGATCAACACCCGCGAGAAACCCGAGCCGGTGTTCCGCATCGCCGCCGGCAAGCGCCTCAGCGACGAGGAGGCGCCGATCGACCCCGCCGCTGCGCAGCGTGAAGAACGCCGTCAGCAGCAGGAGACGCGCGCCGAGCGCCAATCCGATGTTGCCGCCCAGCCGCGCGAGTCGCAGCCGAATGCCGCGCCGCAAGGTGCCGCACCGACGCAGCCGCCTGCGCCCAAGACCTTCCTCGACAAAGTCCGCGGCCTCATGCGTCGCAATCGCCGTGGCCACGGTTGGTCGGGCAGTTTCGGCTTCCTCACGAAGGCGCTCCGCACCGACGACGCGGGCTTGCTCGCGCAACTCGCCGAGCAGGGCCTCAAGATGAAGGACGACGGCGTCGAGAAGCCGCTTTTCCACGAGGAGGGCGACTTCCTCTACTGGATGGACAAGAACCAGCGCGGTGAAATTTGGATCAACGCCCGCAAGAATCGCGGCGGCCAGAAACCCGACGGCACCGACGCCGGCGGCGATGAAGCCGCCGAACCCGGCGCGCCCGAGTCGGCCGTCGAGCCGACCGGCGCGCCCGCGGCCACAGCGTCACCGGCGCCGGTCGAATCCACCGCCACGGCGCCCGAACCGGCTTCGGCTCCCGTTCCGGCGACCGAACGCGTCCGGGCCGACACGCTCGAAGCGCTCCGTTTGCTCCTCCAACCGAAGAAACGCGGCGACGGCGTCACGGCGAAGATCGACGATCTTTCCACGCAGATCGGCCGCCCCGCGATCGAGATTCTCGAGGCGCTCGTCGCCGCCGGGCTCAATGTCCCCGATGACGCCAAGGCGAAGCCCACCTTCGGCGAGCGCAACGGCGAGATCTTCTGGCTGAATCGCAACGCCAAGGGCGACCTCTGGCTCAATGCCAAGGATTCGAAGGCGAAACGCGCCCGTTCGAAGAAGAAGGACGAGGGCGAAGACTCGTCCGACGACGACGGCAGCAGCGAAGACTGA
- a CDS encoding GH3 auxin-responsive promoter family protein, which yields MTLAPRFLVKLIASYRMRHLQRRLRGRDSAGQQRAFAALMAAHAHTEFGRQHGLGPRTAYADYRTQVPLRTPGDFKGWVERMAAGATDVLWPGRCRFFVYTAGTVDGTPKPLPATPAMLAHYRAALGDALLLHAAQTGQPELFAGRHLHIGASTALNESGGAYAGYLDAMVPLALSEWSEKNLYAPPRAVARLPEGEEKMRAVAEKCSNWDVRLVAGTPSSLAALAEATRAHHSTDKRRVQHLRAVWPKLACCLHSGSILGIFADDLRANLGPDVALHELYAGAEGIYAAQDGDTGAGLRLLTDHGLFFEFLPARELADADLSTLGNRCVSLADVQPNVEYALIVSTPAGLCRCLVGDTVMFVSTKPARLVFTGRTKLQLNSFAERVSEREVTAALLAVCARNEWTPVNFHVAPYFTRMVPRPQGCHEWWIELRPGTVRTPTGPLLAAELDLELSRHQLDYTGRRANGALEAPLVRLVMPGTFNEWTRLHGLREGAGKFARCRSDRLVADQLAGIARFHTQPPVRSS from the coding sequence ATGACGCTCGCGCCGCGCTTCCTCGTGAAACTCATCGCGAGCTACCGCATGCGGCACCTGCAACGACGCCTGCGCGGCCGCGACAGCGCCGGCCAGCAACGCGCCTTCGCCGCGCTCATGGCCGCGCACGCGCACACGGAGTTCGGCCGCCAGCACGGCCTCGGCCCGCGGACCGCCTACGCCGACTATCGCACACAGGTGCCGCTGCGCACGCCGGGGGATTTCAAGGGCTGGGTCGAGCGCATGGCCGCCGGCGCCACCGACGTGCTCTGGCCGGGCCGCTGCCGCTTCTTCGTCTACACCGCCGGCACCGTCGACGGCACGCCCAAGCCGCTGCCCGCCACGCCCGCCATGCTCGCGCACTACCGCGCCGCGCTGGGCGACGCCCTGCTGTTGCACGCCGCGCAAACCGGGCAACCCGAACTCTTCGCCGGACGCCATCTGCACATCGGCGCGAGCACGGCGCTCAACGAATCCGGCGGCGCCTACGCCGGCTACCTCGACGCGATGGTCCCGCTGGCGCTCAGCGAGTGGAGCGAGAAGAATCTCTACGCTCCGCCGCGCGCCGTCGCGCGTCTGCCAGAAGGCGAGGAAAAGATGCGCGCCGTCGCCGAGAAATGTTCGAACTGGGACGTGCGCCTCGTCGCGGGCACTCCGTCCTCGCTCGCCGCCCTCGCCGAGGCGACACGCGCACACCATAGCACCGACAAGCGGCGGGTGCAGCACCTCCGCGCCGTCTGGCCGAAGCTCGCCTGCTGCCTGCACTCCGGCTCGATCCTCGGCATTTTCGCCGACGACCTGCGCGCGAACCTCGGACCCGACGTCGCGTTGCACGAGCTTTATGCGGGCGCCGAGGGCATCTACGCCGCGCAGGATGGCGACACAGGAGCCGGACTCCGTCTGCTCACGGATCACGGGCTGTTCTTCGAATTCCTCCCGGCGCGCGAACTCGCCGATGCCGACCTCTCGACGCTCGGCAACCGATGCGTGTCGCTGGCCGACGTGCAGCCCAACGTGGAATACGCCCTCATCGTCTCGACGCCCGCCGGCCTTTGCCGCTGCCTCGTGGGTGACACGGTGATGTTCGTCTCCACCAAACCCGCACGCCTCGTCTTCACCGGCCGCACGAAACTCCAGTTGAACTCCTTCGCCGAACGGGTGAGCGAACGCGAAGTCACCGCGGCGCTGCTCGCCGTGTGCGCGCGCAACGAGTGGACGCCGGTGAATTTTCACGTCGCGCCGTATTTCACCCGCATGGTGCCGCGCCCGCAGGGCTGTCACGAATGGTGGATCGAACTTCGCCCGGGCACCGTGCGCACGCCGACCGGCCCGCTGCTCGCCGCGGAACTCGATCTCGAACTCAGCCGGCACCAACTTGACTACACGGGCCGTCGCGCGAACGGCGCGCTCGAAGCACCGCTCGTGCGCCTCGTGATGCCGGGGACGTTCAACGAATGGACGCGCCTGCACGGCCTGCGCGAAGGCGCGGGCAAATTCGCCCGCTGCCGCAGCGACCGCCTCGTGGCCGACCAGCTCGCCGGCATCGCCCGCTTCCACACGCAGCCGCCGGTTCGCTCGAGCTGA
- a CDS encoding RNA pseudouridine synthase produces the protein MPSLPPVIFEDEALIAFDKPSGLLIAPDRWDKSRANLMDQVHAALGHGVANVHRIDADTSGVVLCTKTKPALDFVSGQFQSKTVEKLYLAFVVAAGPCAAPWAGGTTPIADATGGLPEAFTVELVLKEDDAQPGRMCVVRKHGKGAVTDFKVSERFGAFTLLECRPQTGRTHQIRVHLAASGWPILNDPFYGNDTRLLLSDLKRGYKGRDDERPLIARLALHARALTFTHPLSRERVTVSAPLPHDFEIAQKYLRKFAGPGARRR, from the coding sequence ATGCCGTCGTTGCCGCCGGTCATCTTCGAGGACGAGGCGCTCATCGCCTTCGACAAGCCCAGCGGGTTGCTCATCGCGCCCGATCGCTGGGATAAGTCGCGCGCGAACCTCATGGACCAGGTGCACGCGGCGCTCGGGCACGGCGTGGCCAACGTCCATCGCATCGATGCCGACACGAGCGGCGTCGTGCTATGCACCAAGACGAAGCCCGCCCTGGATTTCGTGAGCGGCCAGTTTCAGTCGAAGACGGTCGAAAAGCTCTATCTCGCGTTCGTCGTCGCGGCCGGCCCGTGCGCCGCGCCATGGGCGGGGGGCACGACGCCGATCGCCGACGCGACGGGTGGCTTGCCGGAGGCGTTCACCGTCGAACTCGTATTGAAGGAAGACGACGCCCAGCCGGGACGCATGTGCGTCGTGCGCAAGCACGGCAAAGGTGCGGTGACGGACTTCAAGGTCAGCGAGCGCTTCGGTGCGTTCACGCTGCTCGAATGCCGGCCGCAGACCGGTCGCACGCACCAGATTCGCGTGCATCTCGCGGCGAGCGGTTGGCCGATCCTCAACGACCCGTTCTACGGCAACGACACGCGGCTGCTGCTCTCGGACCTGAAGCGCGGCTACAAAGGGCGCGACGACGAGCGTCCGCTGATCGCGCGCCTCGCGCTGCACGCTCGCGCGCTGACGTTCACGCATCCGCTCTCGCGCGAACGCGTCACGGTCTCCGCGCCGTTGCCGCACGATTTCGAGATCGCGCAGAAATACCTCCGCAAATTCGCCGGTCCAGGCGCCCGGCGGCGTTGA